The following are encoded in a window of Haliotis asinina isolate JCU_RB_2024 chromosome 14, JCU_Hal_asi_v2, whole genome shotgun sequence genomic DNA:
- the LOC137262010 gene encoding steroid 17-alpha-hydroxylase/17,20 lyase-like, which produces MVTYNVWHVHHDESFWKNPFTFDPTRFLDEHGNLLPPEDEKRQRLLTFGIGKRSCVGEKLARVRIFLALTSLLQNFDLTRDPSEPFPSPDPRTYPCEFFMQPPPYKLQFKPRH; this is translated from the exons ATG GTCACTTACAATGTCTGGCATGTACATCATGACGAATCATTTTGGAAGAATCCCTTCACATTTGATCCAACCAGATTCCTGGATGAACATGGCAATCTGCTGCCACCAGAGGATGAAAAACGTCAGAG ACTGCTGACGTTTGGCATTGGAAAGCGCTCTTGCGTTGGCGAGAAGTTGGCCCGAGTGAGGATATTTCTTGCACTGACGTCCCTACTACAAAACTTCGACCTGACTCGTGATCCATCGGAACCGTTCCCTTCCCCCGACCCCCGCACATACCCGTGTGAATTTTTCATGCAGCCCCCTCCTTACAAGCTACAGTTCAAACCAAGACACTAA